One segment of Candidatus Fokinia solitaria DNA contains the following:
- a CDS encoding RNase A-like domain-containing protein gives MKRLIYALLALSVCTATVSLAEEKKTVCEGKLLQYAAKFDVSENDRMFFSHTYSEHIGKSEKWLKSKMHCRSVSFVSTYFSEESANETIRKALKENKDKICEWLENIGKVKENGDKRKKASLLVTTDASKEIGFGIQNDGEKMNLKRANVVLKATARDDDIGLYVFTSYPVKNRKYEKKKR, from the coding sequence ATGAAAAGATTAATATATGCATTACTAGCATTATCGGTATGCACCGCTACCGTTAGTCTAGCAGAAGAGAAGAAGACGGTATGTGAAGGAAAATTGCTGCAGTATGCTGCAAAATTTGACGTCAGTGAAAATGATCGTATGTTTTTTTCTCATACATATTCAGAGCACATTGGAAAAAGTGAAAAATGGCTGAAAAGTAAAATGCATTGTAGAAGTGTAAGCTTTGTATCGACGTACTTTAGCGAAGAATCTGCAAATGAAACTATCCGAAAAGCATTAAAAGAGAATAAGGATAAAATATGTGAATGGTTAGAAAATATCGGAAAAGTAAAGGAAAATGGCGATAAAAGAAAGAAAGCCTCATTGCTTGTCACTACGGACGCATCTAAGGAAATAGGCTTCGGTATTCAGAATGATGGTGAGAAAATGAATTTAAAACGTGCGAATGTTGTGCTAAAAGCTACTGCACGGGATGATGATATCGGATTATACGTCTTTACTTCTTATCCTGTCAAAAATCGTAAATAT